TATACGGAGAGCGGAGTACATTACGAAAACTACTGTATACCATATGTGTCGTTTGTACCTGCACATTGCCATTGTTGGCACAACAAGAAGTAAATCTTACCGGTAATGTCCTTGATGAAAGAGGAGATCCTCTACCCGGAGCATCTGTAGTTGTCAAAGGATCTACCCGGGGGGTAATGACCGACCCCGATGGGACTTTTTCTATCAGAGCATTATCAACCGACGAATTAATCGTATCCTATGTAGGATATGATGATTTCGTTTTCGCGGTGGGTACACAGATCAAAGTAACCATCACGCTTACACCAAAAGCAGATGAATTGGAAGAAGTAACCATTGTTGCGTTTGGAAGACAAAGAAAAGAAAGTGTGATCTCTTCCATTGAGTCGGTGAAAATGTCGGATTTAAAAGTGCCGGCTTCCAATCTGACCACTGCATTGGCCGGTAAAATACCGGGACTTATATCTTACCAGACAAGCGGTGAACCGGGATCGGATAATGCCCAGTTTTTCGTTCGTGGGGTAACCACATTCGGATATAAAACCGATCCATTGATATTAATTGACGGATTTGAAGCTTCTACAGATGATCTGGCGCGTTTACAGCCGGATGATGTTGAGAGTTTTTCTATATTGAAAGATGCATCTGCAACCGTTTTATACGGCGCCCGTGGTGCTAACGGAATTATTTTGGTTTCCACCAAATCAGGAAGGGAAGGGCCGGTAAAGGTAAATGCCAGGGTAGATGTGCATGTTGCTACCCCGACAAAAATGAATGATATGATCGATGCGGTTTCATATATGCGATTGTATAACGAAGCCCGTATATCACGGAATCCACAATTAGGGCCATATTACAGTGAACAGAAAATTCAATCTACCATGAGGGGGGATAATCCGATGATTTATCCCAATATCGATTGGTATGATATGTTATTTAACAAATCCACCGTCAACACTAAGGCCAACCTGAATGTTTCAGGAGGAGGACAGGTGGCAACCTACTATGTGGCAGGAGGCTATGATAATGAAAAGGGATTATTGAAGGTCGACAAGCGTAATAACTTCAACAATAACATCAATATTGACCGGTTTCATATCAGAAGTAATGTGATTTTCAAATTAACGAAAACCACGACTCTGGATACAAGGATACAAGGTCGGTTTGAAAAATATACAGGACCTTATGTATCGGCAACCAATATATTTACTCAGGTCATGAATGCAAATCCTGTTGATTTTCCTCCGGTATATGAACCTGATGCAGCGAATGAGTATACCGAACATATTCTTTTCGGTAGTACTTTTGTAGGCGGAACTATTAAAGGTAATCCTTACGCAAGTATGGTAAGCGGTTATGAAGACCGGAATGAGAGTACAATCACAGCCATGGCTACCGTTATGCAGGATCTGGATGTTCTTTTGGATGGTTTGAAACTTCAGGCCAAAGCATCGGTGAACACCTGGAGTAAATATTCAAGCAGAAGATCATATACTCCTTATTATTATGACATAGAAAGTTATAATCAGATCACAGGAGAATATAAATTATTCAATCTTAATCCTACAGGTGATGGAGCCGGTCAAGCTTATTTAGGTGATGTGGTTCCGGGACGTGATGCCAGCGCTCATTATTATT
The Bacteroidales bacterium DNA segment above includes these coding regions:
- a CDS encoding TonB-dependent receptor, which translates into the protein MSKRIYGERSTLRKLLYTICVVCTCTLPLLAQQEVNLTGNVLDERGDPLPGASVVVKGSTRGVMTDPDGTFSIRALSTDELIVSYVGYDDFVFAVGTQIKVTITLTPKADELEEVTIVAFGRQRKESVISSIESVKMSDLKVPASNLTTALAGKIPGLISYQTSGEPGSDNAQFFVRGVTTFGYKTDPLILIDGFEASTDDLARLQPDDVESFSILKDASATVLYGARGANGIILVSTKSGREGPVKVNARVDVHVATPTKMNDMIDAVSYMRLYNEARISRNPQLGPYYSEQKIQSTMRGDNPMIYPNIDWYDMLFNKSTVNTKANLNVSGGGQVATYYVAGGYDNEKGLLKVDKRNNFNNNINIDRFHIRSNVIFKLTKTTTLDTRIQGRFEKYTGPYVSATNIFTQVMNANPVDFPPVYEPDAANEYTEHILFGSTFVGGTIKGNPYASMVSGYEDRNESTITAMATVMQDLDVLLDGLKLQAKASVNTWSKYSSRRSYTPYYYDIESYNQITGEYKLFNLNPTGDGAGQAYLGDVVPGRDASAHYYFEVRLNWDRKFGNHSVGAMTVGMAEENLLTGGNSNSIYETLPERNLGNSGRVTYDYDSRYFLEFAYGLNGSEKFTGSKQFGFFPSLGAGWLVSNEKFWEPMKNAVSNLKLKFTWGRVGNDAISNRSGRFFFLSSISMGGDGAGYRFGESFSNLYNGYTVNRYANSDITWEISEKYNLGLEVGLFKDESLKLQVDFFRDNRSQIYMERQNFPSTAGLEAAISGNVGKVKSSGIDGSIDYQHFFSEDFWLTGRANFTYATNEYVDLDEKNYPDAYLKRKGHNTNKQWGFIAERLFVDEEEIANSPRQDFGTYEKGDIKYKDVNGDGVINDNDRIPMGYPTVPEIQYGFGLSAGYKKFDLSFFFQGNARVSFFINSGVGGGDDGTHGIAPFASRRNALSIIADSYWSDTNPDVHAFWPRLSTEPLDNNTKQSSWWLRNGSFLRLKTIEMGYNFNGIQKIGLINARLYFSAENVFVISPFKLW